In Bos indicus isolate NIAB-ARS_2022 breed Sahiwal x Tharparkar chromosome 2, NIAB-ARS_B.indTharparkar_mat_pri_1.0, whole genome shotgun sequence, a single genomic region encodes these proteins:
- the DNAJC10 gene encoding dnaJ homolog subfamily C member 10: protein MGVWLNKDDYVRDLKRVMLFFLVMYMAILVGTDQDFYSLLGVSKTASSREIRQAFKKLALKLHPDKNPNNPNAHSDFLKVNRAYEVLKDEDLRKKYDKYGEKGLADNQGGQYESWNYYRYDFGIYDDDPEIITLDRREFDAAVNSGELWFVNFYSPGCSHCHDLAPTWRDFAKEVDGLLRIGAVNCGDDRMLCRMKGVNSYPSLFIFRSGMAAVKYHGDRSKESLMNFAMQHVRSTVTELWTGNFVNSIQTAFAAGIGWLITFCSEGSDCLTSQTRLRLSGMLDGLVNVGWVDCATQDNLCKSLDITTSTTAYFPPGATLNNKEKSGILFLSSLDAKEIYLEIMHNLPDFELLSANSLQDRLAHHRWLLFFQFGQNENSNDPELKKLKTLLKNEHIQIGKFDCSSAPDVCSNFYVFQPCLAVFKGQGTKEFEIHHGKKILYDILAFAKESVNSHVTTLGPQNFPANEKEPWLVDFFAPWCPPCRALLPELRKASKHLYGQLKFGTLDCTVHEGLCNMYNIQAYPTTVVFNQSNIHEYEGHHSAEQILEFVEDLMNPSVISLTPTTFNELVKQRKHDEVWMVDFYSPWCHPCQVLMPEWKRMARTLIGLINVGSIDCQQYHSFCAQENVRRYPEIRFFPQKSNKAYEYHSYNGWNRDAYSLRIWGLGFLPQASIDLTPQTFNEKVLQGKNHWVVDFYAPWCGPCQNFAPEFELLARTLKGKVKAGKVDCQAYAQTCQKAGIRAYPTVRLYPYERAKRNTWGEQIDSRDAKEIATLIYEKLEKLQNHEKRDKDEL from the exons ATGGGAGTCTGGTTAAATAAAGATGACTATGTCAGAGACTTGAAAAGGGTCATGCTCTTTTTTCTAGTAATGTATATGGCCATTTTAGTGGGTACAGATCAGGATTTTTACAGTTTACTTGGAGTATCCAAAACTGCAAGCAGTAGAGAAATAAGACAAGCTTTCAAGAAATTGGCATTGAAGCTACATCCTGATAAAAACCCG AATAACCCAAATGCACATAGTGATTTTTTGAAAGTAAATAGAGCATATGAAGTACTCAAAGATGAAGATCTGCGGAAAAAATACGacaaatatggagaaaagggacttGCAGATAATCAAGGAGGCCAGTATGAAAGCTGGAATTACTACCGTTATGATTTTG GTATTTATGATGATGATCCTGAAATCATAACATTGGATAGAAGAGAATTTG ATGCTGCTGTTAATTCTGGAGAACTGTGGTTTGTGAACTTTTACTCCCCAGGGTGTTCACACTGCCATGATTTAGCTCCCACA tGGAGAGACTTTGCAAAAGAAGTAGATGGATTGCTTCGAATTGGAGCAGTTAACTGTGGCGATGATAGAATGCTTTGCCGAATGAAAGGAGTCAACAGTTATCCCAGCCTTTTCATTTTTAGGTCTGGAATG gcTGCAGTGAAATACCATGGTGACAGATCAAAGGAAAGTTTAATGAATTTCGCCATGCAGCATGTTAGAAGCACAGTGACAGAATTATGGACAG gaaattttGTTAACTCCATACAAACTGCATTTGCTGCTGGTATTGGCTGGCTGATCACTTTTTGTTCCGAAGGAAGCG ATTGTTTGACCTCACAGACACGTCTCAGGTTAAGTGGTATGTTG gatGGTCTTGTTAATGTGGGATGGGTGGACTGTGCCACCCAGGACAACCTTTGTAAAAGTTTGGATATTACAACAAGTACGACTGCCTATTTTCCTCCTGGAGCCACTTTaaataacaaagagaaaagcGGTATTTTG TTTCTTAGTTCATTGGATGCTAaagaaatttatttggaaataatgcaTAATCTTCCAGATTTTGAACTCCTTTCAGCAAATTCACtacag GATCGTTTAGCTCATCATCGGTGgctcttattttttcaatttggacaaaatgaaaattcaaatgaTCCTGAGTTGAAGAAACTAAAAACTCTACttaaaaatgaacatattcaA aTTGGCAAGTTTGACTGTTCCTCTGCACCAGACGTCTGTAGTAACTTCTATGTTTTTCAGCCATGTCTAGCAGTATTTAAAGGACAGGGAACCAAAGAATTTGAAATTCATCATg GAAAGAAGATTCTATATGACATACTTGCCTTTGCCAAGGAAAGTGTCAATTCTCATGTTACCACACTTGGACCTCAAAATTTTCCTGCCAATGAAAAAGAACCGTGGCTAGTTGATTTTTTTGCCCCT TGGTGTCCACCATGTCGAGCTTTATTGCCAGAGCTGCGAAAAGCATCAAAGCATCTTTATGGTCAGCTTAAGTTTGGTACATTAGACTGTACAGTTCATGAAGGACTCTGTAACATG TATAACATTCAGGCTTATCCAACAACAGTGGTATTCAACCAGTCCAACATTCATGAATATGAAGGACATCACTCTGCTGAACAGATCTTGGAGTTCGTAGAG GATCTTATGAATCCTTCAGTGATCTCTTTGACACCTACCACTTTCAACGAACTGGTTAAACAAAGAAAGCATGATGAAGTCTGGATGGTTGATTTCTATTCTCCATGGTGTCATCCATGTCAAGTCTTAAtgccagaatggaaaagaatggcCCGG acaTTAATTGGACTGATCAATGTGGGCAGTATAGACTGCCAACAGTATCATTCTTTTTGTGCCCAAGAAAATGTTCGGAGATACCCTGAGATAagattttttccccagaaatcaAATAAAGCTTATGAATATCA tagtTACAATGGTTGGAATAGAGATGCTTATTCTCTAAGAATCTGGGGTCTAGG ATTTTTACCTCAAGCATCTATAGATCTAACACCTCAGACTTTCAATGAAAAGGTTTTACAAGGGAAAAACCATTGGGTGGTTGATTTCTATGCTCCTTGGTGTGGACCTTGCCAGAACTTTGCTCCAGAGTTTGAGCTCTTGGCTAGG acacttaaaggaaaagtaaaagctGGAAAAGTAGACTGTCAGGCTTATGCTCAAACTTGCCAGAAAGCTGGTATCAGAGCCTATCCGACTGTGAGATTGTATCCTTATGAAAGGGCAAAG AGAAATACTTGGGGAGAGCAAATAGACTCCAGAGATGCAAAAGAGATTGCTACcttaatatatgaaaaattgGAAAAGCTCCAAAATCATGAGAAAAGAGATAAG GACGAACTTTAA
- the LOC109574804 gene encoding small nuclear ribonucleoprotein E-like has translation TNWSVYYGLKNNNKTLKRDPSLLLSHPSWFRRVGEDCTHKCPCSGQGQKVQKVMVQPINLIFRYLQNRSRIQVWLYEQVNMRIEGCIIGFDECMNLVLDDAEEIHSKTKSRKQLGRIMLKGGNITLLQSVSN, from the coding sequence ACAAATTGGAGTGTTTattatggtttaaaaaataataataaaacactcAAACGAGACCCCAGTCTGCTGTTATCCCATCCATCCTGGTTCAGGCGAGTAGGAGAGGACTGCACTCATAAATGCCCGTGCTCGGGCCAGGGCCAGAAGGTGCAGAAGGTGATGGTGCAGCCCATCAATCTCATCTTCAGATACTTGCAAAATAGATCGCGGATTCAGGTGTGGCTTTATGAGCAAGTGAATATGCGGATAGAGGGCTGTATCATTGGTTTTGATGAGTGTATGAACCTCGTATTAGATGACGCAGAAGAGATTCATTCTAAAACAAAGTCAAGAAAACAACTGGGTCGGATCATGCTAAAAGGAGGTAACATTACTCTGCTCCAAAGTGTCTCCAACTAG